A stretch of Acropora muricata isolate sample 2 chromosome 7, ASM3666990v1, whole genome shotgun sequence DNA encodes these proteins:
- the LOC136921903 gene encoding uncharacterized protein — MYCSNCGSDVENCKFCRTCGKGKRISDTSDGSESEPDELEGRFDEEEILKYYFHRGFSYQEILFFLCNRHQCGMSYSTLLRRLKEYCLKRRGVVNEETSNDKFLKVQRRMRELINGPCSSLGYRSIWHILEMEGLRVPRVIVQDLLKEMDPDGTELRRKHCLKRRMYHNPGPNYAWHIDGYDKLKQWGFPIHGAIDGFSRKILWLEVTRSNNSPNKIASYYAKTVSEVGGCPIELITDFGTENGLAAALQSFFRDNPEAHRFFASPRNQRIEGWWSYYSKSHSSWWRSFFGDLEFQGVGDTSSEISMECLWYCFNKVLQAELTSVKEHWNTHRILESRNNTVPGRPDSLYFLPEIHGARDCLFQLPAAEVEFGSQHIIEDLDCPENDHQEYFDYARDSVSIPLPIDWEGALEMYKKLTHVAIHGYNA; from the exons ATGTACTGCAGTAATTGTGGGAGCGACGTTGAAAACTGCAAATTTTGCAGAACCTGTGGAAAAGGTAAGAGAA TTTCAGATACTTCAGATGGGTCAGAGAGTGAACCTGATGAATTGGAAGGAAGATTTGATGAAGAGGAAATTCTGAAGTACTACTTTCATCGCGGGTTTAGTTACCAGGAAATACTCTTCTTTCTTTGTAATCGTCATCAGTGTGGAATGAGTTATAGTACCCTGTTAAGAAGGCTAAAAGAATATTGTTTGAAGAGGCGGGGTGTGGTGAATGAGGAAACCTCTAATGATAAATTTCTGAAAGTACAAAGACGTATGAGGGAACTTATTAATGGCCCCTGCAGCTCCTTGGGGTATCGTTCTATTTGGCATATCCTTGAAATGGAAGGTCTCCGAGTTCCCAGGGTAATTGTTCAAGATTTGTTGAAAGAGATGGACCCAGATGGAACTGAGCTACGTAGAAAGCATTGCTTAAAAAGGAGAATGTATCACAATCCCGGACCTAACTATGCTTGGCACATTGATGGCTACGACAAGCTAAAGCAGTGGGGTTTCCCTATCCATGGTGCAATTGATGGATTTAGCAGGAAGATATTATGGCTGGAAGTTACCCGTTCCAATAACTCACCTAACAAAATAGCCTCTTATTATGCTAAAACAGTTTCAGAAGTAGGAGGCTGCCCTATAGAATTGATTACTGATTTTGGAACTGAAAATGGGTTGGCAGCAGCCTTACAGTCATTCTTTCGTGATAATCCTGAGGCACATCGCTTTTTTGCTTCACCAAGGAACCAAAGAATAGAGGGTTGGTGGTCCTATTATTCAAAGAGTCACTCCTCATGGTGGAGGAGTTTCTTTGGTGATTTAGAATTTCAGGGGGTTGGAGACACTTCATCAGAAATAAGCATGGAGTGCCTGTGGTATTGCTTTAACAAAGTATTGCAAGCAGAGCTCACTTCTGTGAAAGAGCATTGGAATACCCATAGGATTCTCGAATCAAGAAATAATACAGTACCAGGACGGCCAGATTCTCTCTATTTCTTGCCAGAAATTCATGGGGCAAGGGATTGTCTATTTCAGTTACCAGCTGCAGAGGTTGAGTTTGGTTCACAACACATAATTGAAGATTTGGATTGCCCAGAAAATGACCATCAGGAGTATTTTGACTATGCTAGAGATAGCGTTTCCATACCTTTGCCTATAGACTGGGAAGGAGCACTTGAAATGTACAAGAAACTGACACATGTTGCCATTCATGGATATAATGCTTAG
- the LOC136922214 gene encoding uncharacterized protein — MAHRILKCTVCGGGDHSIFHCENKCGVCHGDNRKCSCSEQPPSKKKKSRKQKQSSGDQQSVAHLRKLYDNLQKEHERVGSAFQNLKDQNEELARDLAEREADLEELTNLVSTKDEVIKNAERRLLHAKKLIADLKAEVQSLRSRNDQQEPAQQQSEAEIGRVNSHSLSSIHSRYAKVLQVIDDNRCSMANVFRLAGCPRSTVRDFVAIAELKIVDHREHDRVIRDHAGSVKELEATCRRRLRSYLPVMANLRREGKLLPLKFDERFYPE, encoded by the coding sequence ATGGCTCATCGAATCTTAAAGTGTACTGTGTGCGGCGGCGGCGAccattctatttttcattgcgAAAATAAGTGTGGCGTCTGCCATGGAGACAATCGTAAGTGTTCCTGTTCGGAGCAGCCtccgagtaaaaaaaaaaagtcgagaaagcAGAAACAGTCCTCTGGTGACCAACAAAGCGTTGCACATCTCCGCAAGCTGTACGACAACTTGCAGAAAGAGCACGAGCGGGTCGGGTCCGCGTTCCAAAACCTGAAAGATCAGAACGAGGAACTTGCGAGGGACCTGGCAGAACGCGAAGCTGATTTGGAAGAACTGACCAACCTCGTAAGCACAAAGGATGAGGTGATTAAAAACGCGGAGAGAAGACTACTGCATgcgaaaaaattaatagcagaTCTGAAGGCAGAGGTCCAGTCACTTCGTAGCAGAAACGATCAGCAGGAACCTGCGCAGCAACAGTCAGAGGCAGAGATAGGCCGCGTGAACTCCCATAGCCTCTCCAGCATTCACAGTCGGTACGCGAAGGTCCTTCAGGTCATTGACGACAACCGCTGCAGCATGGCCAATGTGTTCCGTCTCGCTGGATGTCCGAGGAGTACTGTCCGGGACTTCGTGGCGATTGCAGAGCTAAAGATCGTGGACCATCGAGAGCACGATCGTGTTATCAGAGACCATGCTGGCTCTGTAAAAGAATTGGAAGCGACCTGCAGAAGAAGACTTCGGAGCTATCTTCCAGTCATGGCTAACCTGCGGCGTGAGGGGAAGCTGTTGCCTCTGAAGTTTGATGAGCGTTTCTACCCGGAGTAA